From a single Candidatus Dadabacteria bacterium genomic region:
- a CDS encoding sulfide-dependent adenosine diphosphate thiazole synthase: protein MSDSLKTPQFAPIGEKEVTRAIVEGFSDEFSEYITSDVIIVGAGPSGLVAAKDIAKRKYKVLLVERMNYLGGGFWIGGYLMNKVTVRAPGQTVLDEIEVPYEEVTEGLFVADGPYACSKLIATACEAGAKVRNMTLFDDLVYRENGRVAGIVINWTPIANMPKEITCLDPVAIESKLVIDATGHDAYCVSRLSQQGLYRKLPGHGSMWVEKSEEALVEYTGEVHPGLLACGMAVNTTFGLPRMGPTFGGMLLSGKKVAQVAINILDEMD from the coding sequence ATGTCAGACAGTTTAAAAACCCCCCAGTTCGCACCGATAGGAGAAAAAGAGGTCACCAGGGCCATCGTTGAAGGATTCTCGGATGAATTCAGCGAATACATTACAAGCGACGTCATAATCGTCGGTGCGGGGCCGAGCGGGCTCGTGGCGGCAAAGGACATAGCGAAAAGAAAGTACAAGGTTCTGCTCGTTGAAAGAATGAATTACCTAGGAGGAGGGTTCTGGATCGGCGGATACCTGATGAACAAGGTCACCGTACGCGCCCCGGGGCAAACAGTTCTTGACGAGATTGAAGTGCCGTATGAAGAGGTCACAGAAGGACTTTTCGTCGCCGACGGTCCTTACGCCTGTTCGAAGCTGATAGCGACGGCGTGTGAGGCCGGGGCGAAAGTGAGGAACATGACGCTGTTTGACGATCTGGTTTACAGGGAAAACGGAAGAGTCGCGGGGATAGTGATCAACTGGACGCCCATCGCAAACATGCCCAAGGAAATAACTTGCCTTGACCCCGTAGCAATAGAATCAAAACTGGTAATAGATGCCACAGGGCACGACGCCTACTGCGTTTCCAGACTATCTCAGCAGGGCCTTTACAGAAAACTTCCGGGTCACGGATCGATGTGGGTCGAGAAATCGGAAGAAGCGCTCGTTGAATACACTGGAGAAGTACATCCCGGCCTGCTCGCGTGCGGAATGGCGGTTAACACCACCTTCGGGCTTCCGAGGATGGGGCCCACTTTCGGCGGGATGCTACTTTCCGGGAAAAAGGTAGCCCAAGTGGCTATAAACATACTTGATGAAATGGATTAG
- the rplI gene encoding 50S ribosomal protein L9, with protein MKVILISDVENVGVVGDVKEVKNGMARNYLFPRKLAVKATESNLKAWKSKIEAIRLRKTEVLENAKTLAEKLEGLEISISAKAGEGDRLFGSVTSQNISDALEEKGFEISRRDILLDGTLKELGTYTVALKLHTDVTQQVTVNVVKEEEQE; from the coding sequence ATGAAAGTAATTCTGATTTCCGATGTGGAAAACGTAGGAGTCGTCGGAGACGTAAAAGAAGTGAAAAACGGGATGGCGAGGAACTATCTTTTTCCCCGCAAGCTCGCTGTAAAGGCAACCGAATCGAACCTTAAGGCCTGGAAAAGCAAGATAGAAGCCATAAGACTGCGCAAAACCGAAGTCCTTGAGAATGCCAAAACGCTTGCCGAAAAACTCGAAGGTCTTGAAATCTCCATATCCGCCAAAGCCGGGGAGGGAGACAGGTTGTTCGGGTCAGTTACCTCGCAGAACATTTCCGACGCGCTCGAGGAAAAAGGATTCGAGATCTCAAGAAGGGACATACTGCTTGACGGAACTTTAAAGGAACTTGGAACATACACAGTTGCACTTAAACTCCACACGGACGTAACACAGCAGGTAACAGTGAACGTCGTGAAGGAAGAAGAACAGGAGTAA
- the rpsF gene encoding 30S ribosomal protein S6 — MAIEPKKYETLYLVRPDISPEDLLTIQNRVEQSVAGNGGEMIKSEKWAERDLAYRIENYTRGTYYIAVYAAESKAVTDIERYFNLSKNNVLRFMTVKYIEEEQKTAGGGMNVPPQPSEQEDQSAFQSPSSESESQAEGNGEPPQEAAEQIQGDEVQPQEAAEQVQESEEPSQGDVEQPQGDEEKTQGGDQS, encoded by the coding sequence ATGGCTATAGAGCCAAAGAAGTACGAAACGCTTTATCTCGTAAGACCAGATATATCCCCCGAAGACCTTCTTACGATCCAGAACAGGGTCGAGCAGAGCGTGGCCGGAAACGGCGGGGAGATGATAAAATCCGAAAAATGGGCCGAAAGGGATCTCGCGTACAGAATAGAAAATTACACCAGAGGCACCTACTACATAGCCGTTTACGCGGCTGAATCCAAGGCCGTAACGGACATAGAAAGATATTTTAACCTCTCGAAAAACAATGTTCTGCGGTTCATGACCGTAAAGTACATCGAGGAGGAACAGAAAACTGCGGGCGGTGGGATGAACGTTCCTCCGCAACCATCCGAGCAAGAGGACCAGAGCGCTTTTCAGTCCCCTTCCTCAGAGTCTGAAAGTCAGGCCGAAGGCAACGGTGAGCCTCCACAGGAAGCCGCTGAACAGATTCAGGGAGACGAAGTACAGCCTCAAGAAGCTGCTGAACAGGTTCAGGAAAGCGAAGAACCGTCCCAAGGAGATGTGGAACAGCCCCAGGGGGACGAAGAAAAGACCCAAGGAGGCGACCAGTCATGA
- the rpsR gene encoding 30S ribosomal protein S18, which produces MSRRPMGGGGGRRFYSRRKKPRDLAKEGKQIDYKDTELLSQFITERKKILPRRNTGLSRQEQRKVAIAIKRARFMALLPYTVTHK; this is translated from the coding sequence ATGAGCAGAAGACCAATGGGAGGGGGAGGCGGAAGAAGGTTTTACTCGCGCAGAAAGAAGCCCAGGGATCTTGCCAAGGAAGGCAAGCAGATAGATTACAAGGACACGGAACTTCTCTCGCAGTTCATAACTGAGAGAAAAAAAATACTGCCCAGGAGAAACACGGGGCTCTCCAGGCAGGAGCAGAGAAAGGTGGCGATTGCTATAAAGAGAGCCCGCTTCATGGCGCTTTTGCCGTATACGGTAACCCACAAGTGA
- a CDS encoding RidA family protein — MIEEKLAELGIELAEEVPALGSYVPATVSGNLIFVSGQLPVEKGKLLFMGKVGSDLTVGDGYEAARLAAINGLSVISHTLEDLRQLSRIVKVTGYVASAPGFTEQHKVVNGASELFSDILSENGRHARVAVGVPALPMDSPVEIEIIAEFSHGYDF, encoded by the coding sequence ATGATAGAGGAAAAACTCGCAGAACTTGGAATAGAGCTTGCAGAGGAAGTTCCGGCTTTGGGAAGCTATGTTCCCGCTACAGTGTCGGGCAATCTAATTTTTGTATCAGGTCAGCTTCCCGTTGAAAAAGGAAAGCTTCTTTTCATGGGCAAGGTGGGATCCGATCTTACGGTTGGAGATGGCTACGAAGCGGCCAGGCTCGCGGCGATAAACGGCCTTTCCGTGATCAGTCATACCTTGGAAGATCTTCGCCAGCTAAGCAGGATCGTGAAAGTGACGGGTTACGTGGCAAGCGCCCCCGGATTTACGGAACAGCACAAGGTGGTTAACGGCGCCTCAGAACTTTTTTCCGACATACTCTCCGAGAACGGACGCCACGCGAGGGTCGCGGTGGGGGTTCCTGCGCTTCCGATGGATTCCCCTGTGGAAATTGAAATCATAGCCGAGTTCTCGCACGGCTACGATTTCTGA